Genomic window (Fibrobacter sp. UWR4):
TCCAAGATTCTGGGCGTAGACGAAGATCTTCGCGCTGATTTTGAATCTGCTGTAAAGCGCCTGCCGCCTAATCAGATTGGTAAGTATGGCCAGCTCATGGAATGGTTTGAAGACTGGGACGATCCTCGCAGCGATCACCGTCATGTGTCTCACCTCTATGGGCTTTTTCCCAGTGCACAGATTTCTGTAGACGGCACCAAGGATGAAGCGGAAGCCGCAAAGACCACTTTGACTCAGCGTGGTGATAATGCTACCGGTTGGTCTCTGGCCTGGAAGATTAACCTGTGGGCCCGTCTCCAGGATGGCGATCATGCTTACAAGCTGGTTCGTAACCTGCTGACTCCGGATCGTACCTACAATAACCTTTTTGATGCTCATCCGCCGTTCCAGATTGATGGTAACTTCGGTGCAGTCTCTGGCATTAACGAAATGTTCATCCAGAGCCAGGGCGGCAAGATCCGTGTTTTGCCTGCGCTTCCTTCCAAGTGGTCTAGCGGTAGCATTGCTGGCCTTAAGGCTCGCGGTGGCGTGACTGTGGATTCCCTTGCATGGAATAACGGCAAGCTGACTTATCTTGGCTTGAGCTCCACCAATAAGGATAACTTGACCATTGAATACAACGGCAACATCGCAAGCACCACTACCATGGCTGGCGGCAAGTACGAATTCGATGGTAACTTGAAGCTGACCAATGAACCTTTCGAAGCTGTAGCTCTTCCCGCAAAGATTGAAGCGGAAGATTACGTGGCGATGGATGGCGTGGTCATTGAACCGGATGAATCTGGCGAACCTAACATCGGCTGGATTGAAGACGGCGACTGGTCCGAATACTTCGTGAAGGCTCCTTCCGCTGGCCGCTACAACCTGAAGGTCCGCGTAGCTTCCGGCTCCGAGGAAAAGAGCACTATTACTGTTGCCAATGAAGCAGGAAAGACCCTTGGCACTATCACGGTGGATCCCGCAAAGACCAAGGGCTGGAATGACTGGTACGAAGAGGAAACTGAACTGGAACTTCCTGCAGGCGAGCAAACCCTGCGCTTCACTTTCAATGGAACAGGGTTCCTTATGAATGTGGACAACTTCTCCCTGGATCCAGTTGCTTCCGACGGCATTTCCGTTGCCAGCCAAAGCGTCAACTCTCTGGAAGTTTCCCGCATGCCCATGTCCCGCGCAAGCATTGCCCTGATGGTCAAGGCCCCCGCCGGCGAAAGCTTTACGGTTCGGCTTCTGGATATGGATGGCCGCCAGGTGGCCATCTCCCGCGGCCTCGGCGGTACTATCTCTCTGGTGGAATTCGGCGCATCAAGTCTTCTTCCTCAGGGTAACTACATCGCCATCGTCAAGAGCGGTTCCTTCCAGAAAACGCTTCGTGTCTCAGCCTATTAATCTGTCGGACGCTAGTACTAAACCTCAGAAAGGAGGATATTAGTACTAGCGTTTGCTGTATAGTAGAGGGACGACTAGTACTAAAATGTATGTAATGTCAAATTCATACTATGATTTTGACTGTAATTGGACGAATTTTCCTTAAAAACTAGTACGAATTTTGGAAAAATAGCTGTTCGTACTAGTGACAAGACAAAATCGGTACTAAAAGCTAGTATCAAATTGAAAAAAGAGAGCGATTGGTACTAGTGTCGGGGATAGCCATGGCGTATTGCAGCTGGGGATAGCCATGGCGTTTTGTCACTAGTGAACCTTAGTGTTATGCAAAAGAGTCCCCGCTTTTGGCGGAGACCTTTTTTTGTTAGGAGAGAATGATAATTCTTACGGCATGGTGAAGGACTTCAGGAAAGGCCAACCGACCTTGCCGTCGCCCTGTTCATGGCCGCCACCCTGCTTGGTGCAGAGAACGACCTTGGTGCCGTCCTTGCAGTTGGAGTATTCCTGGCAACCATTGGAATTGGTTGTGGGGCTGCCGGTACAACCGTTCTTTTCTGCCCAGAACTTGAAGTTGCCTTCGGCACCCAGGAAGTTCAAACCGTCATTGAAACCACTGTCACCACCCTGGTAACGGCAAACGTTGTCGGCTGTGCCGCGGAACATGATGATGGAAATGGGACGTTCCGGATTGCAGGTGGCGCTGTTAGTTCTATTCAAGTCCATTGCGGCAGGTGCCACTGCCGCGTAGATGTCGGACATGTAGCAGGCTACGTGGTTGCTCATGCCGCCGCCCATGGAAAATCCAGTTGCATAAACGCGCTTGGTGTCAATACAGACTTTTTCTTCCACCTGTTTAATCATTTCTCGGGAGAATTTCACGTCATCGTCGTTGGAGCAGCAGGGACCCACATTCCAGCCGGCGCCCATCATGGACTTTCCGCCAGTACCATCGGGGTACAGAGAAATGACGCCTTCCTGGTCGGTCAAGTTCTTGTAGGTGGTGCCGCTGAGCTGTCCCTGGCCGGAACCTCCAATGGGGTGATAGTCAACAACCAGAGGTACAGCCTTGTCGCCCTTGTACTGGCTGGGGACGTGCATAATGAAAGTACGGCTCTTGCCGTCCACATTCACACTCATCCTGTGGTCTCCGGCCTGGTAAGTTTTCCCGATGCAGCTGATGGATTCAGGAATCTTGCTGGAACTGGACTGGACGGGTGTTGCACTGGAGCTTGATGCCACCTGGGGCTTGCTGGAGCTGGAAACAGGCTTGGTGCTTGAGCTGGACTGGAAAGGAATAAACGGATTGGGGCTGGATTTCCTCATGGTGATTTTCACGTTGGTTTCCACATCCCTTGCCATGGTGTAGACGGTGTTGGCGTATCCGTCCTTGGAAAACTGCAGCGTTGCCATGGGGTCGCCCTCTTTTAAGAGAGCGTTCTTTGCGACGCCCTGCTTGGTAATCACGTAGTTTTCGCTTGCGTTTTGGACGGAAACTCGCAGAATCATCATTTTCTGGTTGCCAAGTTTCTGTAAGTCAATAGTGGCGTTCGGGGAGCTGAAGTTGTCCTGGAAGGTGATTTTGCCAAGGGCATCCATCAGAGTAGCCCTGATTTCCTTGCCGCTCTGGTTAACAATGTTCAGTAAGTTTCCCTGCTTTTGGACGGAAAGCCCGGATTTGGGGGCGATGCCGAAAATGGCGTCGGTTTCGTTAGAGATGGAAAAAACGCCATTTGCGTCCGATTCTGCTGCCAAACCTGCATAATTGAATGAATTAATGGCTACTCCGGGAATTCCAAGACCGTCTTCCGAGACGACCTGCCCGGATAGGCTCCAGCCAAATGCCATTGAGGAAAACATGGCGATTCCGCCAGCCATTCCCATGATGCGGGATAATTTCATAGCAAACACTCCTTTTGTTGCGGTTGATCCAAACCCGTTCAATACCAAACACACAATGCAAAAAGTAATTCCAAGTTGGAATATCTGGACGTACAGAAAATGAAGTTACCGTTAGCAAAATGCTAACAAGATTTTCTTTACAAGTTTGCGTGTTGTAAAAATATCCAAAAACGTGCTGTTTTAAAAATGGCGAATTTTAACGAAAAACGGCATATTTCACATCGTGTTGTACTTCTTATGGACATTTTGTCCATGGAACTTGCATTTGAACTTGAGATATTCCGACTTGGGCGAAATAGATTTGAAAATGGTTGGAAAAACAATCCAATAAAACATAAAAAAGGATGTGGATTATGAAAAAGTCTCTCGCAGCACTCGCTCTTGCTACTGCATGTGCAGTGCCGTCTTTCGCTGGCCCGGGTCTCGCCGATGGTGCAGCCAAGTTCGTGGGTAACATTACTACTCGCGGCCAGGTACGTTCTGACTTCGGTCAGTACTGGAACCAGATTACCGCAGAAAACGAATGTAAGTGGGCTTCTATTGAAGGCTCTCGCGGCAATTATAATTTTAACGGCTGTAAGGCTGCCTATAACTGGGCAAAGCAGAACGGCGGTCACTTCAAGTTCCACGCTCTGGTTTGGGGTTCCCAGTATCCGAACTGGTTGAATGGCATGAGTGTTAACGATACCAAGACTGCTATTACCCAGTGGTTCGACGCTGTTAAGAAGAATTTCCCCGATCTGGAAATGATCGACGTGGTGAACGAAGCTATCCGTACCGGTCAGGGCCAGTACCACTCTGGCTACGGCAAGAACAACAACATCATTGGCGCACTTGGTGGCGATAACAATGGTGACTATAACTTCGTGACTACCGCTTTCAAGATGGCCCGTGAACGTTGGCCGGATGCAATCTTGATCTATAACGACTATAACACTGTCCAGTGGCAGAAGAACGAAGGTATTCAGCTGGTCCAGACCATTCTTAAGAATGGCGCTCCGGTGGACGCCTACGGTCAGCAGGCTCACGACATGATGAGCCAGGGCGGTGGCGCTGGCGGTACCGGTGGCGGTGGCGTCTGCTTGAACATCAACACTCTTAAGAGCACCATCAAGGAAATTCACGACAAGGTCGGTATTCCTCTGTTCATCACTGAATACGACATCGCTACCGATGACGATAACATTCAGAAGCAGTGCTACCAGGAACAGATTTCCTTCTTCATGGAAGCTCCGTACATCGCAGGTATCACCATTTGGGGCTACCTCTATGGTGCAACCTGGACCACTAACGGTAACTCCGGTATCATTAAGGAAAGTGGCGGAAGAGTCACTGACCGTGCAGCTATGACCTGGCTGAAGTCCTACCTGAAGAGCAACAAGGGCGAAAATACTACTGGCCTCGCCGGTGGCACCGTTGTTGATCCGGAACCGCAGACTCCGTTCAAGGGCCAGCCCATTGCTGTCCCTGGCAAGATCGAAGCTGAAGACTTTGACGTTCCGGGTAAGGGCCGCAACGAAGATGGCTCTACCAATGCTTCCTATAGTGTAGCAACCTCCGGTCAGGGCAACTCCGACTACCGTAAGGGCGAAGGCGTCAATCTGTACAAGAGCGGTTCTGGTGTTGTCATCGGTTATAACAACGCTGGTAACTGGTACGAATATACCATCGACGTTGCTGAAACTGGTACCTA
Coding sequences:
- a CDS encoding endo-1,4-beta-xylanase, which codes for MKKSLAALALATACAVPSFAGPGLADGAAKFVGNITTRGQVRSDFGQYWNQITAENECKWASIEGSRGNYNFNGCKAAYNWAKQNGGHFKFHALVWGSQYPNWLNGMSVNDTKTAITQWFDAVKKNFPDLEMIDVVNEAIRTGQGQYHSGYGKNNNIIGALGGDNNGDYNFVTTAFKMARERWPDAILIYNDYNTVQWQKNEGIQLVQTILKNGAPVDAYGQQAHDMMSQGGGAGGTGGGGVCLNINTLKSTIKEIHDKVGIPLFITEYDIATDDDNIQKQCYQEQISFFMEAPYIAGITIWGYLYGATWTTNGNSGIIKESGGRVTDRAAMTWLKSYLKSNKGENTTGLAGGTVVDPEPQTPFKGQPIAVPGKIEAEDFDVPGKGRNEDGSTNASYSVATSGQGNSDYRKGEGVNLYKSGSGVVIGYNNAGNWYEYTIDVAETGTYTVYAAVASANNTSSFKMSVGGKAISEEIAVPQAASGEENYNDYNKVAFDVNLTKGKQILRLEITGDWCDIDYFNIVKKGDADPNPIPKSSASADPAPTSSAAGDPAPASSSSIEGGDAIAQNLNMDVDKFAEYDVFTAQGMFMGRMGAYNFNEAISTVKNGNRKFAKGSYFVRNRSTGMMKSFRIVK
- a CDS encoding PHB depolymerase family esterase, yielding MKLSRIMGMAGGIAMFSSMAFGWSLSGQVVSEDGLGIPGVAINSFNYAGLAAESDANGVFSISNETDAIFGIAPKSGLSVQKQGNLLNIVNQSGKEIRATLMDALGKITFQDNFSSPNATIDLQKLGNQKMMILRVSVQNASENYVITKQGVAKNALLKEGDPMATLQFSKDGYANTVYTMARDVETNVKITMRKSSPNPFIPFQSSSSTKPVSSSSKPQVASSSSATPVQSSSSKIPESISCIGKTYQAGDHRMSVNVDGKSRTFIMHVPSQYKGDKAVPLVVDYHPIGGSGQGQLSGTTYKNLTDQEGVISLYPDGTGGKSMMGAGWNVGPCCSNDDDVKFSREMIKQVEEKVCIDTKRVYATGFSMGGGMSNHVACYMSDIYAAVAPAAMDLNRTNSATCNPERPISIIMFRGTADNVCRYQGGDSGFNDGLNFLGAEGNFKFWAEKNGCTGSPTTNSNGCQEYSNCKDGTKVVLCTKQGGGHEQGDGKVGWPFLKSFTMP